A part of Pelecanus crispus isolate bPelCri1 chromosome 22, bPelCri1.pri, whole genome shotgun sequence genomic DNA contains:
- the TTC24 gene encoding tetratricopeptide repeat protein 24, translated as MASEEAAHPGARPAAPAVRKKSRKKRKEKPEAGEDAQEGGDEAAGRAAEMEGLTRAGQRALALGDAREAVGCFRKALHLARGTASPRLRRACAFNLGAAYVETGKPEKGLEFLLQSQPSEGESGERSGDLYFSIGAAHEGLRDFPKALEYFGQAADRARAARAGSQAGTRVQMGCCYLGMREPARAARCFLDAARSYAAAASPESAAVALSRASSSMLQSRRFGAAEIAGVLAQCRSLCESIPDPALRGKLYNDIGLGYSQLRIFSLAAESFERALALRGGEPDRRREAALLQNLGAAHNALRSFGTALGWHRRAAALHSALGNRSAQGQCFGNLAYACSRLGNHEAAAENYLHALQAFRDSGDVQGQWQACEGLGAACFHLGAPQKAIGHYKEALTLLSRCQETPGAARQRVVQKLTDAIGHQLCLHGRLSRGGGWAPAPDPGPLPFCSTLPHASGMQRRGSEASFAGKAQPGDELDAPKPGARPGRSAQDSGETAVSHGGRLAA; from the exons ATGGCTTCGGAGGAGGCTGCTCACCCGGGAGCACGGCCCGCGGCCCCCGCGGTCAGGAAGAAGAGCcggaaaaaaaggaaggagaagccCGAGGCAGGGGAAGATGCCCAGGAGGGAGGGGatgaggcggcggggcgggcggccgagATGGAGGGGCTGACGCGAGCCGGGCAGCGGGCGCTGGCGCTGGGCGACGCGCGGGAGGCGGTGGGGTGCTTCAGGAAGGCGCTTCACCTTGCCAGGGGCACGGCGAGCCCCCGGCTCCGCAGGGCTTGTGCCTTCAACCTGGGGGCTGCCTACGTGGAGACCGGGAAGCCCGAAAAGGGCCTCGAGTTCCTCCTCCAGTCCCAGCCCTCAGAGGGAGAGAGCGGGGAGCGCTCGGGGGACCTTTATTTCAGCATCGGAGCGGCTCACGAAGGGCTCCGGGACTTTCCGAAGGCTCTGGAGTATTTCGGCCAAGCTGCCGACCGCGCCCGCGCGGCACGGGCTGGCAGCCAAGCGGGGACCCGCGTGCAGATGGGCTGCTGCTACCTGGGGATGCGGGAGCCGGCGCGAGCCGCGCGTTGCTTCCTGGACGCCGCGCGGAGCTACGCGGCGGCTGCGAGCCCCGAGTCTGCTGCGGTGGCTCTGAGCAGGGCGAGCAGCTCCATGCTGCAGAGCCGACGGTTCGGGGCAGCGGAGATCGCGGGGGTCCTCGCCCAGTGCCGCTCGCTCTGTGAGAGCATCCCTGACCCAGCCCTGCGAG GGAAACTCTACAACGACATCGGCCTCGGCTACTCCCAGCTCCGCATCTTCTCCCTGGCTGCTGAGAGCTTCGAGCGGGCCCTCGCCCTCCGCGGCGGCGAGCCAGACCGGCGCAGGGAGGCTGCGCTGCTGCAGAATCTGGGTGCTGCCCACAACGCCCTGCGCAGCTTCGGCACGGCCCTGGGCTGGCACCGGCGAGCGGCAGCACTGCACA GCGCTCTAGGGAACCGGAGCGCGCAGGGGCAGTGCTTCGGTAACCTGGCGTACGCCTGCAGCCGGCTCGGGAACCACGAGGCTGCCGCAGAGAACTACCTGCACGCCTTGCAAGCCTTTCGGGACTCGG GGGACGTGCAGGGGCAGTGGCAAGCGTGtgaggggctgggagcagcctgcTTCCACCTGGGAGCCCCCCAGAAAGCCATCGGGCACTACAAGGAAGCCCTGACTTTGCTTTCCCGCTGCCAG GAGACCCCCGGAGCTGCCCGCCAGCGGGTCGTGCAGAAGCTCACCGACGCCATCGGgcaccagctctgcctccaCGGCCGCCTCTCCCGCGGGGGTGGCTGGGCAcccgcccca gaCCCCGGCCCGCTGCCGTTTTGCTCCACGCTGCCCCACGCCAGCGGGATGCAGCGCCGGGGGAGCGAGGC GTCCTTCGCGGGGAAAGCCCAGCCCGGGGACGAGCTGGACGCACCCAAGCCGGGCGCACGTCCTGGGCGTTCAG CGCAGGACAGCGGGGAAACGGCCGTGTCCCACGGCGGGCGACTGGCAGCGTGA
- the IQGAP3 gene encoding ras GTPase-activating-like protein IQGAP3: MEGAGPGRYERLTADEMDEQRRQNVAYQYLCRLEEAKRWMEACLGEELPSPTELEESLRNGVILAKLGHCFAPAVVPLKKIYDREQTRYKAAGLHFRHTDNINYWRDAMSHVGLPSIFHPETTDIYDKKNMPRVVYCIHALSLYLFKLGLAPQIQDLYGKVDFTEEEINNMKQELEKYGLQLPAFSKIGGILANELSVDEAAVHAAVLAINEAVDRGVAAQTMVALRNPSAMLLDLREGLAGAYQEVLHRAKLEKGSNARNRCLQVIPEGEDIYDRCLTQAEIQGNINKVNAHGALEEVDDALESQDALALYRALQDPVLALRCLRRDNLNRYLEQLSTDREQKALELGYVDLLEQEEVEAGILAANKKGEEERAMLQAVSRINAAIRRGTPAEALEALRDPAAQLPDVYPLAAPLYQSQLALLQRQHPRGELVQEELFVAVEMLSAVALVNRALDARDPDGLWSSLVSSALGLAGVEDANAQRYFEDLLQLKGQSREAGAEFLSWNDIQDSVNDTNSSVQDENDRVLAVRLINEALVQADPEKTLAALLLPAAALPDVVLPTARRYHDVLARARRLKAQATEDDGAVLWWEEIQEGVCRANQDTAAARRMALGTAAINQAIKEGKAAQTLRVLGNPAVGLCGVVSACAAAYQEQLAALMATKRQAGSAKPCWIRHRLTDGAEYYLSLQTFEGSWQRPRDGGLNTTHLSREEIQSVVTRVTAAHDRERLWASNVAFVVRLQARLRGFLLRREFAARWHILREQRPAAIRIQARWRGYKQRRTYLERLRYLQANADAAIKIQAAVRMWQARRKYQERLRYFRQNIKAVIKIQAFVRANKARGDYRMLVHARSPPLSIVRRFIHLLEQSQHDFWEESEVLRLQEEVVKRIRASRQLESDLDLMDIKIGLLVKNRITLQEVVSHCKKLTKKNKEQLSEMMSIDKQKGLKSLSKEKRQKLEAYQHLFYLLQTQPVYLARLIFQMPQNKSTKFMESVIFTLYNYASNPREAYLLLQLFKAALQEEIRSKVDHVHDILMGNATVIRLVVSFYRNARGQNALRQILGGPVQEVLQDKTLTIRTNPVDIYKAWINQTESQSGQKSKLPYEVSPEQALSHPEVQRRLDISIRNLLAMTDKFVSAITSSVDKIPYGMRYVAKILRMSLAEKFPKASEEEIDKIVGNLLYYRFMNPAVVAPDGFDIVDISAGVTLHPDHRRSLGSIAKVLQHAAARKAFDGENAHLCGVNQYLEDTHNKFRRFISAACCVPEPEERFNVDEYSEMVAVAKPVIYITVGELINTHKLLLEHQDSIAPHHGDPLHELLEDLDEIPTVQSLVGESVPSPADGSAEQVLSQLSKMEISLTLTGKLVPAANSEESDTRSLLLSTKQMLVDVIQSQPGDSLPEILWTPASEHEEASHDHLVRRRALRDAQTPAKLKRNRSLAANSQLSMEEKKRKIIRNLRRLESLGLVDSAHQYQELVGELAKDIRNQRRYRQHRKGELLKLRQTLQGLNAKTLFYEEQIDYYNQYIKTCLDNLAASNKVSGKNKKLQSLHYTAARLFEKGVLLEIEDLPLSQFRNVIFDIIPCEESGRFQVKAKFMGIDMERFQLHYQDLLQLQYEGVAVMKMFNKAKVNVNLLIFLLNKKFFKK, translated from the exons Atggagggagcggggccggggcgct ATGAGCGCCTCACCGCAGACGAGATGGACGAGCAGAGGAGGCAGAACGTCGCCTACCAGTACCTGTGCCGCCTGGAGGAAGCCAAGCG ctggATGGAAGCCTGCCTGGGCGAGGAGCTGCCCTCCCCCACGGAGCTGGAAGAGAGCCTGCGCAACGGGGTCATCCTGGCCAAGCTGGGCCACTGCTTTGCCCCCGCCGTGGTCCCTCTGAAGAAGATCTACGACCGTGAGCAGACGCGGTACAAG gcagcCGGGCTTCACTTTCGGCACACGGACAACATCAACTACTGGCGTGATGCCATGAGCCACGTGGGGCTTCCCTCG ATCTTCCACCCGGAGACCACCGATATCTATGACAAGAAGAACATGCCCCGGGTGGTCTACTGCATCCACGCACTCAG CTTGTACCTCTTCAAGCTGGGGCTGGCTCCTCAGATCCAGGACTTGTACGGGAAGGTGGACTTCACGG AGGAGGAGATCAACAACAtgaagcaggagctggagaagtacggcctgcagctgcctgccttcagCAAGATCGGGGGCATTTTGGCCAACGAGCTCTCGGTGGACGAGGCCGCAG TCCACGCCGCGGTGCTGGCGATCAACGAAGCGGTGGATCGGGGGGTGGCGGCGCAGACGATGGTGGCCCTCCGCAACCCCAGCGCGATGCTTCTCGACCTGCGCGAGGGGCTGGCGGGTGCCTACCAGGAGGTGCTCCACCGGGCGAAGCTGGAGAAGGGCAGCAATGCCAGGAACAGG TGCCTGCAGGTGATCCCCGAGGGAGAGGACATCTACGACCGGTGTCTGACCCAGGCTGAAATCCAGGGGAACATCAACAAAGTCAACG CGCACGGAGCTCTGGAGGAGGTGGACGATGCCCTGGAGAGCCAGGACGCGCTGGCGCTGTACCGCGCGCTGCAGGACCCCGTCCTggccctgcgctgcctgcgGCGCGACAACCTCAACCGCTACCTGGAGCAGCTCAGCACGGACCGGGAGCAGAAGGCGCTG gagctgggctacgtggacctgctggagcaggaggaggtggaggcgGGGATCCTCGCGGCAAACAAGAAGGGCGAGGAGGAGCGAGCCA TGCTGCAGGCCGTCAGCCGGATCAACGCGGCCATCCGTCGAGGGACGCCGGCTGAAGCGTTGGAAGCGCTGCGGGACCCTGCAGCGCAGCTGCCTGACGTCTACCCGCTCGCCGCCCCCCTCTACCAGAGccagctggccctgctgcagcgCCAGCACCCGCGG GGTGAGCTGGTGCAGGAGGAGCTCTTCGTGGCTGTGGAGATGCTTTCGGCCGTGGCGCTGGTTAACCGAGCCTTGGATGCCAGGGATCCCGACGGGCTCTGGAGCAGCCTGgtcagctctgccctgggccTCGCGGGTGTTGAGGATGCAAATGCGCAGCG GTATTTTGAGGACTTGCTGCAGCTGAAAGGCCAATCTAGGGAAGCGGGTGCCGAGTTCCTGAGCTGGAATGACATTCAGGACAGCGTGAACGACACCAATTCATCAGTGCAAGACGAAAACGACC GAGTCCTCGCTGTCCGGCTGATCAACGAGGCACTGGTGCAGGCGGACCCTGAGAAGACGCTGGCGGCATTGCTGCTGCCGGCGGCCGCCCTGCCCGACGTTGTCCTCCCGACCGCTCGGCGCTACCACGATGTCCTGGCCCGGGCACGGAGGCTGAAAGCCCAG GCCACGGAGGATGATGGAGCTGTGCTGTGGTGGGAAGAGATCCAAGAAGGAGTCTGCAGGGCCAACCAGGACACGGCGGCAGCCAGAAGGA TGGCTCTGGGCACCGCCGCCATCAACCAGGCCATCAAGGAGGGGAAGGCGGCGCAGACCCTGCGGGTGCTGGGCAACCCCGCCGTGGGCCTGTGCGGCGTGGTGAGCGCCTGCGCCGCGGCGTACCAGGAGCAGCTTGCGGCTCTGATGGCCACCAAAAGACAAGCGG GGAGTGCGAAACCGTGCTGGATCCGGCACAGGCTGACGGACGGTGCCGAGTACTACCTGAGCCTGCAGACCTTCGAGGGCAGCTGGCAGCGCCCACGCGACGGTGGCCTCAACACCACGCACCTGAGCCGGGAGGAGATCCAG TCGGTTGTCACTCGAGTGACCGCGGCACACGACCGGGAGCGCCTGTGGGCATCCAACGTTGCCTTCGTGGTGAGGCTGCAGGCTCGGCTGCGGGGCTTCCTTCTCCGCCGGGAGTTCGCGGCACGATGGCACATCCTGCGGGAGCAGCGGCCGGCTGCCATCAGGATCCAG GCTCGCTGGAGAGGGTACAAGCAGCGCAGAACTTACCTGGAGAGGCTGCGCTACCTGCAAGCCAACGCAGATGCTGCGATAAAG ATCCAGGCGGCTGTGAGGATGTGGCAGGCTCGGAGAAAGTACCAGGAGAGGCTGCGCTACTTCAGGCAGAAC ATTAAAGCTGTAATTAAAATCCAGGCTTTTGTGCGAGCTAACAAGGCCCGTGGGGATTACAGGATGCTGG TCCACGCCAGGAGCCCGCCGCTGAGCATCGTCCGGCGCTTCATCCacctgctggagcagagccagcACGACTTCTGGGAGGAGTCGGAGGTGCTgcggctgcaggaggaggtggtgaAGAGGATCCGCGCCAGCCGGCAGCTGGAGAGCGACCTGGACCTCATGGACATCAAGATTGGGCTGCTGGTCAAGAACAGGATCACGCTGCAG GAGGTGGTCTCCCACTGCAAGAAGCTGACCAAGAAGAACAAGGAGCAGCTCTCGGAGATGATGTCCATAGACAAGCAGAAGGGGCTCAAGTCGCTCAGCAAGGAGAAGCGGCAGAAGCTGGAGGCCTACCAGCATCTCTTCTACCTGCTGcag ACGCAGCCTGTGTACTTGGCCAGGCTGATCTTCCAGATGCCTCAGAACAAGTCCACCAAGTTCATGGAGTCGGTGATCTTTACACTTTACAACTACGCATCCAACCCACGGGAGGCTtacctgctgctccagctcttcaaagcagcactgcaggaggAGATCAG GTCCAAGGTGGACCACGTCCATGATATCCTGATGGGGAACGCCACGGTCATCCGGCTGGTGGTGAGCTTCTACCGCAACGCGCGCGGGCAGAACGCCCTGCGACAGATCCTGGGTGGCCCGGTGCAGGAGGTCCTGCAGGACAAGACCCTCACTATCCGCACCAACCCTGTGGACATCTACAAGGCGTGGATCAACCAGACCGAGTCGCAGAGTGGGCAGAAAAG CAAGCTCCCGTACGAGGTCAGCCCTGAGCAGGCTCTCAGCCACCCCGAGGTCCAAAGGCGGCTGGATATTTCTATCCGCAACCTCCTCGCGATGACGGACAAGTTTGTCTCTGCCATCACCTCTTCTGTAGACAAGATCCC CTATGGGATGCGCTACGTGGCCAAAATCCTGAGGATGTCCTTGGCTGAGAAATTCCCCAAGGCCTCGGAGGAGGAGATCGACAAG ATCGTGGGGAACCTGCTCTACTACCGCTTCATGAACCCGGCAGTGGTGGCCCCCGACGGCTTCGACATTGTGGACATCTCGGCCGGGGTGACGCTGCATCCCGACCACCGCCGCAGCTTGGGCTCCATTGCCAAAGTGCTGCAGCACGCGGCCGCCCGCAAGGCCTTTGATGGGGAGAACGCGCATCTCTGTGGGGTGAACCAGTACCTGGAGGACACCCACAACAAGTTCAG gaggttcatctctgctgcctgctgcgtCCCTGAGCCAGAAGAGAGGTTTAACGTGGACGAGTACTCGGAGATGGTGGCGGTGGCCAAGCCGGTCATCTACATCACAGTGGGGGAGCTCATCAACACGCACAAG CTCCTGCTCGAGCACCAGGACTCCATCGCGCCGCACCATGGAGACCCCCTGCATGAGCTTCTGGAAGATCTTGATGAGATTCCTACAGTCCAGTCGCTTGTCG GGGAGAGCGTTCCCAGCCCAGCGGACGGCAGTGCCGAGCAGGTGCTCTCCCAGCTCAGCAAAATGGAGATCTCCCTCACCCTCACCGGCAAGCTGGTGCCAGCGGCCAACAGTGAGGAGAGTGACACGAGGAGCTTGCTGCTGAG CACCAAGCAGATGCTGGTGGATGTGATCCAGTCCCAGCCAGGAGATTCCCTCCCGGAGATCCTGTGGACACCGGCCTCGGAGCATGAG GAAGCCTCCCACGACCATCTCGTGCGCAGGCGAGCGCTGCGGGATGCCCAGACCCCTGCCAAGCTGAAACGCAACCGCTCCCTGGCTGCTAACAGCCAGCTCTCCATGGAGGAGAAGAAGCGCAAGATCATCCGCAACCTGCGGCGCttggagagcctggggctggtggACTCTGCCCATCAGTACCAGGAGCTTGTCGGCGAGCTGGCCAAG GACATCCGCAACCAGAGGCGTTACCGGCAGCACCGCAAAGGGGAGCTCCTGAAGCTGAGACAGACCCTGCAGGGCCTCAACGCCAAGACCTTGTTTTACGAGGAGCAAATCGATTACTACAACCAGTACATCAAGACCTGCCTCGACAACCTGGCAGCCAGTAACAA GGTCAGCGGGAAGAACAAGAAGCTGCAGTCGCTGCACTACACGGCGGCCCGGCTGTTCGAGAAGGGGGTGCTGCTGGAGATCGAGGACTTGCCGCTCAGCCA GTTCAGGAACGTGATTTTCGACATCATCCCCTGCGAGGAATCGGGCAGGTTCCAGGTGAAAGCCAAATTCATGGGGATCGACATGGAGCGGTTCCAGCTGCACTACCAG gacctgctgcagctgcaataCGAGGGCGTAGCCGTCATGAAGATGTTCAATAAGGCCAAGGTCAACGTCAACCTGCTCATTTTCCTCCTCAACAAGAAGTTTTTCAAAAAGTAA